The proteins below come from a single Tachysurus fulvidraco isolate hzauxx_2018 chromosome 26, HZAU_PFXX_2.0, whole genome shotgun sequence genomic window:
- the akap10 gene encoding A-kinase anchor protein 10, mitochondrial isoform X2, translated as MSFFRRKVKGKEAEKAVDPKAGRAGSAVSLSSPSRNHHAILEASGPSHVAISAISANMDSFARGRTAILKKQPSHMEAAHFGDLGCSSVNFQTQETRSRLSKTVEQVLRDAVALPYFLHFMVTRSAEHLARFCLEAESFRSTSWSRVRAHSLNSVKHSSLAETTGTLRISSPDSPPTLNASLGVEEGEYEDTFTSSPMEDNSHSGYSVNHEEGLKLSRRPSTSSSSSRTGTPVKGPAPNALRELSDRLMKSIERDAVTIFTKYVSPDAFRPIPITEQIRNDIVAKICGEDGQVDPNCFVTAQSVVLTIMEQQHFSEFLRSHYFCKYQIEVLTSGSVFLADIMFCESALFYFSEYMEKEEAVNILQFWMAADNFQVQLAVKKGQYDGQEAQNDAMILYDKYFSLQATNPLGFGDSVRMEIESNICREGGPLPDCFTTPLRQAWTTMEKVYLPGFLSSDLYYKYLSDLINSVRADEFVVGNSASSGQGAAADNERSSATSEGSQTQGSKKVAVKILKNFDEAITVDIASLDPESLYQRPYAGRMTFGKVNELGQFIREAEPEPDVKKSKGSMFSQAMKKWVQGETDEAQEEMAWKIAKMIVNDVMQQGQQENPLPTPSQLQTL; from the exons ATGTCGTTTTTTCGGCGGAAAG TTAAAGGAAAGGAAGCAGAGAAAGCGGTTGATCCGAAAGCAGGCAGAG CAGGCTCTGCGGTGTCGCTCAGCTCCCCCTCAAGGAACCACCATGCCATCCTGGAGGCGTCCGGGCCGAGCCACGTGGCCATCAGCGCCATCTCGGCCAACATGGACTCATTTGCTCGCGGCCGCACGGCCATCCTCAAAAAGCAGCCCAGCCACATGGAGGCGGCCCACTTTGGAGACCTGG GTTGCTCCAGCGTGAACTTTCAGACACAGGAGACACGTTCACGGTTGTCCAAGACGGTGGAGCAGGTGCTCCGTGATGCTGTGGCGCTGCCCTACTTCCTGCATTTCATGGTGACGCGCTCCGCAGAGCACCTGGCACGCTTCTGCCTGGAGGCCGAGAGCTTCCGTTCCACCAGCTGGTCTCGCGTACGCGCTCATAGCCTCAACTCGGTGAAGCACAGCTCCCTGGCCGAGACCACCGGCACTCTGAGAATCTCATCTCCAGACTCGCCGCCGACTCTCAATGCATCGCTCGGCGTAGAGGAAGGAGAATATGAGGATACTTTTACCTCAAGCCCCATGGAAGATAATTCTCATTCCGGATACTCCGTTAATCACGAGGAAGGCTTGAAGCTGAGTCGACGCCCCTCAACTTCCTCATCATCCTCCAGAACAGGAACTCCGGTTAAAGGCCCGGCGCCGAACGCACTCCGCGAGCTATCTGACAGGCTAATGAAGA GTATAGAGAGGGACGCAGTCACCATTTTCACGAAGTACGTGTCTCCGGATGCCTTTAGGCCCATCCCGATCACCGAGCAGATCCGTAACGACATCGTCG CTAAAATCTGTGGAGAGGACGGTCAGGTGGACCCCAACTGCTTTGTCACTGCGCAGTCAGTAGTGCTCACCATTATGGAGCAGCA GCACTTTAGCGAGTTCTTGAGAAGCCATTATTTTTGCAAGTACCAGATCGAGGTGCTGACCAGCGGTTCTGTGTTCTTGGCAGACATCATGTTCTGCGAGTCCGCCCTGTTCTACTTCTCCGAG TACATGGAGAAGGAGGAGGCAGTGAACATCCTGCAGTTCTGGATGGCCGCCGATAACTTCCAGGTTCAGCTGGCCGTAAAAAAAGGACAGTACGACGGACAGGAAGCGCAAAACGACGCCATGATCCTTTATGATAA ATATTTTTCACTCCAAGCCACAAATCCATTGGGGTTCGGCGACTCGGTTCGGATGGAGATCGAGTCGAACATCTGTCGAGAGGGCGGTCCTCTGCCCGACTGCTTCACCACTCCACTACGCCAAGCCTGGACCACCATGGAGAAG GTCTACTTGCCAGGCTTCCTATCCAGTGACCTGTACTACAAATACTTGAGTGACCTCATCAATTCCGTACGGGCGGACGAGTTCGTGGTGGGAAATTCGGCGTCGTCAGGTCAGGGCGCAGCCGCGGACAACGAACGCAGCTCGGCCACCTCGGAAGGGTCGCAGACCCAG GGCTCCAAAAAAGTGGCCGTGAAAATCCTAAAGAACTTTGACGAGGCGATAACCGTGGACATTGCCAGTCTGGACCCCGAGTCTCTGTATCAGAGACCGTACGCTGG AAGAATGACCTTCGGCAAAGTCAACGAGCTGGGCCAGTTCATCCGGGAAGCCGAGCCAGAACCAGACGTCAAGAAATCCAAGG GTTCAATGTTTTCGCAAGCAATGAAGAAATGGGTGCAAGGGGAAACAGATGAG GCTCAGGAGGAAATGGCCTGGAAGATTGCTAAGATGATTGTCAACGATGTCATGCAGCAGGGACAGCAGGAAAACCCACTACCGACACCCAGTCAGCTACAAACC CTATGA
- the akap10 gene encoding A-kinase anchor protein 10, mitochondrial isoform X6, producing the protein MSFFRRKVKGKEAEKAVDPKAGRAGSAVSLSSPSRNHHAILEASGPSHVAISAISANMDSFARGRTAILKKQPSHMEAAHFGDLGCSSVNFQTQETRSRLSKTVEQVLRDAVALPYFLHFMVTRSAEHLARFCLEAESFRSTSWSRVRAHSLNSVKHSSLAETTGTLRISSPDSPPTLNASLGVEEGEYEDTFTSSPMEDNSHSGYSVNHEEGLKLSRRPSTSSSSSRTGTPVKGPAPNALRELSDRLMKSIERDAVTIFTKYVSPDAFRPIPITEQIRNDIVAKICGEDGQVDPNCFVTAQSVVLTIMEQQHFSEFLRSHYFCKYQIEVLTSGSVFLADIMFCESALFYFSEYMEKEEAVNILQFWMAADNFQVQLAVKKGQYDGQEAQNDAMILYDKYFSLQATNPLGFGDSVRMEIESNICREGGPLPDCFTTPLRQAWTTMEKGSKKVAVKILKNFDEAITVDIASLDPESLYQRPYAGRMTFGKVNELGQFIREAEPEPDVKKSKGSMFSQAMKKWVQGETDEAQEEMAWKIAKMIVNDVMQQGQQENPLPTPSQLQTL; encoded by the exons ATGTCGTTTTTTCGGCGGAAAG TTAAAGGAAAGGAAGCAGAGAAAGCGGTTGATCCGAAAGCAGGCAGAG CAGGCTCTGCGGTGTCGCTCAGCTCCCCCTCAAGGAACCACCATGCCATCCTGGAGGCGTCCGGGCCGAGCCACGTGGCCATCAGCGCCATCTCGGCCAACATGGACTCATTTGCTCGCGGCCGCACGGCCATCCTCAAAAAGCAGCCCAGCCACATGGAGGCGGCCCACTTTGGAGACCTGG GTTGCTCCAGCGTGAACTTTCAGACACAGGAGACACGTTCACGGTTGTCCAAGACGGTGGAGCAGGTGCTCCGTGATGCTGTGGCGCTGCCCTACTTCCTGCATTTCATGGTGACGCGCTCCGCAGAGCACCTGGCACGCTTCTGCCTGGAGGCCGAGAGCTTCCGTTCCACCAGCTGGTCTCGCGTACGCGCTCATAGCCTCAACTCGGTGAAGCACAGCTCCCTGGCCGAGACCACCGGCACTCTGAGAATCTCATCTCCAGACTCGCCGCCGACTCTCAATGCATCGCTCGGCGTAGAGGAAGGAGAATATGAGGATACTTTTACCTCAAGCCCCATGGAAGATAATTCTCATTCCGGATACTCCGTTAATCACGAGGAAGGCTTGAAGCTGAGTCGACGCCCCTCAACTTCCTCATCATCCTCCAGAACAGGAACTCCGGTTAAAGGCCCGGCGCCGAACGCACTCCGCGAGCTATCTGACAGGCTAATGAAGA GTATAGAGAGGGACGCAGTCACCATTTTCACGAAGTACGTGTCTCCGGATGCCTTTAGGCCCATCCCGATCACCGAGCAGATCCGTAACGACATCGTCG CTAAAATCTGTGGAGAGGACGGTCAGGTGGACCCCAACTGCTTTGTCACTGCGCAGTCAGTAGTGCTCACCATTATGGAGCAGCA GCACTTTAGCGAGTTCTTGAGAAGCCATTATTTTTGCAAGTACCAGATCGAGGTGCTGACCAGCGGTTCTGTGTTCTTGGCAGACATCATGTTCTGCGAGTCCGCCCTGTTCTACTTCTCCGAG TACATGGAGAAGGAGGAGGCAGTGAACATCCTGCAGTTCTGGATGGCCGCCGATAACTTCCAGGTTCAGCTGGCCGTAAAAAAAGGACAGTACGACGGACAGGAAGCGCAAAACGACGCCATGATCCTTTATGATAA ATATTTTTCACTCCAAGCCACAAATCCATTGGGGTTCGGCGACTCGGTTCGGATGGAGATCGAGTCGAACATCTGTCGAGAGGGCGGTCCTCTGCCCGACTGCTTCACCACTCCACTACGCCAAGCCTGGACCACCATGGAGAAG GGCTCCAAAAAAGTGGCCGTGAAAATCCTAAAGAACTTTGACGAGGCGATAACCGTGGACATTGCCAGTCTGGACCCCGAGTCTCTGTATCAGAGACCGTACGCTGG AAGAATGACCTTCGGCAAAGTCAACGAGCTGGGCCAGTTCATCCGGGAAGCCGAGCCAGAACCAGACGTCAAGAAATCCAAGG GTTCAATGTTTTCGCAAGCAATGAAGAAATGGGTGCAAGGGGAAACAGATGAG GCTCAGGAGGAAATGGCCTGGAAGATTGCTAAGATGATTGTCAACGATGTCATGCAGCAGGGACAGCAGGAAAACCCACTACCGACACCCAGTCAGCTACAAACC CTATGA
- the akap10 gene encoding A-kinase anchor protein 10, mitochondrial isoform X3: MSFFRRKVKGKEAEKAVDPKAGRGSAVSLSSPSRNHHAILEASGPSHVAISAISANMDSFARGRTAILKKQPSHMEAAHFGDLGCSSVNFQTQETRSRLSKTVEQVLRDAVALPYFLHFMVTRSAEHLARFCLEAESFRSTSWSRVRAHSLNSVKHSSLAETTGTLRISSPDSPPTLNASLGVEEGEYEDTFTSSPMEDNSHSGYSVNHEEGLKLSRRPSTSSSSSRTGTPVKGPAPNALRELSDRLMKSIERDAVTIFTKYVSPDAFRPIPITEQIRNDIVAKICGEDGQVDPNCFVTAQSVVLTIMEQQHFSEFLRSHYFCKYQIEVLTSGSVFLADIMFCESALFYFSEYMEKEEAVNILQFWMAADNFQVQLAVKKGQYDGQEAQNDAMILYDKYFSLQATNPLGFGDSVRMEIESNICREGGPLPDCFTTPLRQAWTTMEKVYLPGFLSSDLYYKYLSDLINSVRADEFVVGNSASSGQGAAADNERSSATSEGSQTQQGSKKVAVKILKNFDEAITVDIASLDPESLYQRPYAGRMTFGKVNELGQFIREAEPEPDVKKSKGSMFSQAMKKWVQGETDEAQEEMAWKIAKMIVNDVMQQGQQENPLPTPSQLQTL; the protein is encoded by the exons ATGTCGTTTTTTCGGCGGAAAG TTAAAGGAAAGGAAGCAGAGAAAGCGGTTGATCCGAAAGCAGGCAGAG GCTCTGCGGTGTCGCTCAGCTCCCCCTCAAGGAACCACCATGCCATCCTGGAGGCGTCCGGGCCGAGCCACGTGGCCATCAGCGCCATCTCGGCCAACATGGACTCATTTGCTCGCGGCCGCACGGCCATCCTCAAAAAGCAGCCCAGCCACATGGAGGCGGCCCACTTTGGAGACCTGG GTTGCTCCAGCGTGAACTTTCAGACACAGGAGACACGTTCACGGTTGTCCAAGACGGTGGAGCAGGTGCTCCGTGATGCTGTGGCGCTGCCCTACTTCCTGCATTTCATGGTGACGCGCTCCGCAGAGCACCTGGCACGCTTCTGCCTGGAGGCCGAGAGCTTCCGTTCCACCAGCTGGTCTCGCGTACGCGCTCATAGCCTCAACTCGGTGAAGCACAGCTCCCTGGCCGAGACCACCGGCACTCTGAGAATCTCATCTCCAGACTCGCCGCCGACTCTCAATGCATCGCTCGGCGTAGAGGAAGGAGAATATGAGGATACTTTTACCTCAAGCCCCATGGAAGATAATTCTCATTCCGGATACTCCGTTAATCACGAGGAAGGCTTGAAGCTGAGTCGACGCCCCTCAACTTCCTCATCATCCTCCAGAACAGGAACTCCGGTTAAAGGCCCGGCGCCGAACGCACTCCGCGAGCTATCTGACAGGCTAATGAAGA GTATAGAGAGGGACGCAGTCACCATTTTCACGAAGTACGTGTCTCCGGATGCCTTTAGGCCCATCCCGATCACCGAGCAGATCCGTAACGACATCGTCG CTAAAATCTGTGGAGAGGACGGTCAGGTGGACCCCAACTGCTTTGTCACTGCGCAGTCAGTAGTGCTCACCATTATGGAGCAGCA GCACTTTAGCGAGTTCTTGAGAAGCCATTATTTTTGCAAGTACCAGATCGAGGTGCTGACCAGCGGTTCTGTGTTCTTGGCAGACATCATGTTCTGCGAGTCCGCCCTGTTCTACTTCTCCGAG TACATGGAGAAGGAGGAGGCAGTGAACATCCTGCAGTTCTGGATGGCCGCCGATAACTTCCAGGTTCAGCTGGCCGTAAAAAAAGGACAGTACGACGGACAGGAAGCGCAAAACGACGCCATGATCCTTTATGATAA ATATTTTTCACTCCAAGCCACAAATCCATTGGGGTTCGGCGACTCGGTTCGGATGGAGATCGAGTCGAACATCTGTCGAGAGGGCGGTCCTCTGCCCGACTGCTTCACCACTCCACTACGCCAAGCCTGGACCACCATGGAGAAG GTCTACTTGCCAGGCTTCCTATCCAGTGACCTGTACTACAAATACTTGAGTGACCTCATCAATTCCGTACGGGCGGACGAGTTCGTGGTGGGAAATTCGGCGTCGTCAGGTCAGGGCGCAGCCGCGGACAACGAACGCAGCTCGGCCACCTCGGAAGGGTCGCAGACCCAG CAGGGCTCCAAAAAAGTGGCCGTGAAAATCCTAAAGAACTTTGACGAGGCGATAACCGTGGACATTGCCAGTCTGGACCCCGAGTCTCTGTATCAGAGACCGTACGCTGG AAGAATGACCTTCGGCAAAGTCAACGAGCTGGGCCAGTTCATCCGGGAAGCCGAGCCAGAACCAGACGTCAAGAAATCCAAGG GTTCAATGTTTTCGCAAGCAATGAAGAAATGGGTGCAAGGGGAAACAGATGAG GCTCAGGAGGAAATGGCCTGGAAGATTGCTAAGATGATTGTCAACGATGTCATGCAGCAGGGACAGCAGGAAAACCCACTACCGACACCCAGTCAGCTACAAACC CTATGA
- the akap10 gene encoding A-kinase anchor protein 10, mitochondrial isoform X4, with protein sequence MSFFRRKVKGKEAEKAVDPKAGRAGSAVSLSSPSRNHHAILEASGPSHVAISAISANMDSFARGRTAILKKQPSHMEAAHFGDLGCSSVNFQTQETRSRLSKTVEQVLRDAVALPYFLHFMVTRSAEHLARFCLEAESFRSTSWSRVRAHSLNSVKHSSLAETTGTLRISSPDSPPTLNASLGVEEGEYEDTFTSSPMEDNSHSGYSVNHEEGLKLSRRPSTSSSSSRTGTPVKGPAPNALRELSDRLMKSIERDAVTIFTKYVSPDAFRPIPITEQIRNDIVAKICGEDGQVDPNCFVTAQSVVLTIMEQQHFSEFLRSHYFCKYQIEVLTSGSVFLADIMFCESALFYFSEYMEKEEAVNILQFWMAADNFQVQLAVKKGQYDGQEAQNDAMILYDKYFSLQATNPLGFGDSVRMEIESNICREGGPLPDCFTTPLRQAWTTMEKVYLPGFLSSDLYYKYLSDLINSVRADEFVVGNSASSGQGAAADNERSSATSEGSQTQQGSKKVAVKILKNFDEAITVDIASLDPESLYQRPYAGMTFGKVNELGQFIREAEPEPDVKKSKGSMFSQAMKKWVQGETDEAQEEMAWKIAKMIVNDVMQQGQQENPLPTPSQLQTL encoded by the exons ATGTCGTTTTTTCGGCGGAAAG TTAAAGGAAAGGAAGCAGAGAAAGCGGTTGATCCGAAAGCAGGCAGAG CAGGCTCTGCGGTGTCGCTCAGCTCCCCCTCAAGGAACCACCATGCCATCCTGGAGGCGTCCGGGCCGAGCCACGTGGCCATCAGCGCCATCTCGGCCAACATGGACTCATTTGCTCGCGGCCGCACGGCCATCCTCAAAAAGCAGCCCAGCCACATGGAGGCGGCCCACTTTGGAGACCTGG GTTGCTCCAGCGTGAACTTTCAGACACAGGAGACACGTTCACGGTTGTCCAAGACGGTGGAGCAGGTGCTCCGTGATGCTGTGGCGCTGCCCTACTTCCTGCATTTCATGGTGACGCGCTCCGCAGAGCACCTGGCACGCTTCTGCCTGGAGGCCGAGAGCTTCCGTTCCACCAGCTGGTCTCGCGTACGCGCTCATAGCCTCAACTCGGTGAAGCACAGCTCCCTGGCCGAGACCACCGGCACTCTGAGAATCTCATCTCCAGACTCGCCGCCGACTCTCAATGCATCGCTCGGCGTAGAGGAAGGAGAATATGAGGATACTTTTACCTCAAGCCCCATGGAAGATAATTCTCATTCCGGATACTCCGTTAATCACGAGGAAGGCTTGAAGCTGAGTCGACGCCCCTCAACTTCCTCATCATCCTCCAGAACAGGAACTCCGGTTAAAGGCCCGGCGCCGAACGCACTCCGCGAGCTATCTGACAGGCTAATGAAGA GTATAGAGAGGGACGCAGTCACCATTTTCACGAAGTACGTGTCTCCGGATGCCTTTAGGCCCATCCCGATCACCGAGCAGATCCGTAACGACATCGTCG CTAAAATCTGTGGAGAGGACGGTCAGGTGGACCCCAACTGCTTTGTCACTGCGCAGTCAGTAGTGCTCACCATTATGGAGCAGCA GCACTTTAGCGAGTTCTTGAGAAGCCATTATTTTTGCAAGTACCAGATCGAGGTGCTGACCAGCGGTTCTGTGTTCTTGGCAGACATCATGTTCTGCGAGTCCGCCCTGTTCTACTTCTCCGAG TACATGGAGAAGGAGGAGGCAGTGAACATCCTGCAGTTCTGGATGGCCGCCGATAACTTCCAGGTTCAGCTGGCCGTAAAAAAAGGACAGTACGACGGACAGGAAGCGCAAAACGACGCCATGATCCTTTATGATAA ATATTTTTCACTCCAAGCCACAAATCCATTGGGGTTCGGCGACTCGGTTCGGATGGAGATCGAGTCGAACATCTGTCGAGAGGGCGGTCCTCTGCCCGACTGCTTCACCACTCCACTACGCCAAGCCTGGACCACCATGGAGAAG GTCTACTTGCCAGGCTTCCTATCCAGTGACCTGTACTACAAATACTTGAGTGACCTCATCAATTCCGTACGGGCGGACGAGTTCGTGGTGGGAAATTCGGCGTCGTCAGGTCAGGGCGCAGCCGCGGACAACGAACGCAGCTCGGCCACCTCGGAAGGGTCGCAGACCCAG CAGGGCTCCAAAAAAGTGGCCGTGAAAATCCTAAAGAACTTTGACGAGGCGATAACCGTGGACATTGCCAGTCTGGACCCCGAGTCTCTGTATCAGAGACCGTACGCTGG AATGACCTTCGGCAAAGTCAACGAGCTGGGCCAGTTCATCCGGGAAGCCGAGCCAGAACCAGACGTCAAGAAATCCAAGG GTTCAATGTTTTCGCAAGCAATGAAGAAATGGGTGCAAGGGGAAACAGATGAG GCTCAGGAGGAAATGGCCTGGAAGATTGCTAAGATGATTGTCAACGATGTCATGCAGCAGGGACAGCAGGAAAACCCACTACCGACACCCAGTCAGCTACAAACC CTATGA
- the akap10 gene encoding A-kinase anchor protein 10, mitochondrial isoform X5, which yields MSFFRRKVKGKEAEKAVDPKAGRAGSAVSLSSPSRNHHAILEASGPSHVAISAISANMDSFARGRTAILKKQPSHMEAAHFGDLGCSSVNFQTQETRSRLSKTVEQVLRDAVALPYFLHFMVTRSAEHLARFCLEAESFRSTSWSRVRAHSLNSVKHSSLAETTGTLRISSPDSPPTLNASLGVEEGEYEDTFTSSPMEDNSHSGYSVNHEEGLKLSRRPSTSSSSSRTGTPVKGPAPNALRELSDRLMKSIERDAVTIFTKYVSPDAFRPIPITEQIRNDIVAKICGEDGQVDPNCFVTAQSVVLTIMEQQHFSEFLRSHYFCKYQIEVLTSGSVFLADIMFCESALFYFSEYMEKEEAVNILQFWMAADNFQVQLAVKKGQYDGQEAQNDAMILYDKYFSLQATNPLGFGDSVRMEIESNICREGGPLPDCFTTPLRQAWTTMEKVYLPGFLSSDLYYKYLSDLINSVRADEFVVGNSASSGQGAAADNERSSATSEGSQTQGSKKVAVKILKNFDEAITVDIASLDPESLYQRPYAGMTFGKVNELGQFIREAEPEPDVKKSKGSMFSQAMKKWVQGETDEAQEEMAWKIAKMIVNDVMQQGQQENPLPTPSQLQTL from the exons ATGTCGTTTTTTCGGCGGAAAG TTAAAGGAAAGGAAGCAGAGAAAGCGGTTGATCCGAAAGCAGGCAGAG CAGGCTCTGCGGTGTCGCTCAGCTCCCCCTCAAGGAACCACCATGCCATCCTGGAGGCGTCCGGGCCGAGCCACGTGGCCATCAGCGCCATCTCGGCCAACATGGACTCATTTGCTCGCGGCCGCACGGCCATCCTCAAAAAGCAGCCCAGCCACATGGAGGCGGCCCACTTTGGAGACCTGG GTTGCTCCAGCGTGAACTTTCAGACACAGGAGACACGTTCACGGTTGTCCAAGACGGTGGAGCAGGTGCTCCGTGATGCTGTGGCGCTGCCCTACTTCCTGCATTTCATGGTGACGCGCTCCGCAGAGCACCTGGCACGCTTCTGCCTGGAGGCCGAGAGCTTCCGTTCCACCAGCTGGTCTCGCGTACGCGCTCATAGCCTCAACTCGGTGAAGCACAGCTCCCTGGCCGAGACCACCGGCACTCTGAGAATCTCATCTCCAGACTCGCCGCCGACTCTCAATGCATCGCTCGGCGTAGAGGAAGGAGAATATGAGGATACTTTTACCTCAAGCCCCATGGAAGATAATTCTCATTCCGGATACTCCGTTAATCACGAGGAAGGCTTGAAGCTGAGTCGACGCCCCTCAACTTCCTCATCATCCTCCAGAACAGGAACTCCGGTTAAAGGCCCGGCGCCGAACGCACTCCGCGAGCTATCTGACAGGCTAATGAAGA GTATAGAGAGGGACGCAGTCACCATTTTCACGAAGTACGTGTCTCCGGATGCCTTTAGGCCCATCCCGATCACCGAGCAGATCCGTAACGACATCGTCG CTAAAATCTGTGGAGAGGACGGTCAGGTGGACCCCAACTGCTTTGTCACTGCGCAGTCAGTAGTGCTCACCATTATGGAGCAGCA GCACTTTAGCGAGTTCTTGAGAAGCCATTATTTTTGCAAGTACCAGATCGAGGTGCTGACCAGCGGTTCTGTGTTCTTGGCAGACATCATGTTCTGCGAGTCCGCCCTGTTCTACTTCTCCGAG TACATGGAGAAGGAGGAGGCAGTGAACATCCTGCAGTTCTGGATGGCCGCCGATAACTTCCAGGTTCAGCTGGCCGTAAAAAAAGGACAGTACGACGGACAGGAAGCGCAAAACGACGCCATGATCCTTTATGATAA ATATTTTTCACTCCAAGCCACAAATCCATTGGGGTTCGGCGACTCGGTTCGGATGGAGATCGAGTCGAACATCTGTCGAGAGGGCGGTCCTCTGCCCGACTGCTTCACCACTCCACTACGCCAAGCCTGGACCACCATGGAGAAG GTCTACTTGCCAGGCTTCCTATCCAGTGACCTGTACTACAAATACTTGAGTGACCTCATCAATTCCGTACGGGCGGACGAGTTCGTGGTGGGAAATTCGGCGTCGTCAGGTCAGGGCGCAGCCGCGGACAACGAACGCAGCTCGGCCACCTCGGAAGGGTCGCAGACCCAG GGCTCCAAAAAAGTGGCCGTGAAAATCCTAAAGAACTTTGACGAGGCGATAACCGTGGACATTGCCAGTCTGGACCCCGAGTCTCTGTATCAGAGACCGTACGCTGG AATGACCTTCGGCAAAGTCAACGAGCTGGGCCAGTTCATCCGGGAAGCCGAGCCAGAACCAGACGTCAAGAAATCCAAGG GTTCAATGTTTTCGCAAGCAATGAAGAAATGGGTGCAAGGGGAAACAGATGAG GCTCAGGAGGAAATGGCCTGGAAGATTGCTAAGATGATTGTCAACGATGTCATGCAGCAGGGACAGCAGGAAAACCCACTACCGACACCCAGTCAGCTACAAACC CTATGA